The Kineothrix sp. MB12-C1 genome includes a window with the following:
- a CDS encoding helix-turn-helix domain-containing protein, which translates to MEKQIHYLISDAAKKVEVESHVLRYWEEELGIPIKRNELGHRYYTQEDVECFKEVKSLKEQGLQLKAIRMIVRNGKIERVKAEDETKKMGEEKQMIEIIASKDISEMDEGKEEKSIRLQMLLQHMITEAVKESNKEMCDDIKESVLKEMDYQFRLQEEREEIRTTERNKKEDEHYKRIDELLRSYSKKGKRKDGEKQSRFGIRKKPSIV; encoded by the coding sequence ATGGAGAAGCAGATTCATTATTTGATTTCAGATGCAGCGAAGAAAGTGGAGGTGGAATCACATGTGCTCCGTTACTGGGAAGAGGAGTTGGGGATTCCGATTAAAAGGAATGAACTGGGGCATAGATACTATACACAGGAGGATGTGGAGTGTTTTAAGGAAGTAAAAAGTCTAAAGGAACAGGGACTGCAGTTAAAAGCGATTCGTATGATAGTGAGAAATGGAAAGATAGAGCGCGTAAAAGCAGAAGACGAAACGAAGAAAATGGGGGAAGAAAAGCAGATGATAGAGATTATTGCATCAAAGGATATCTCTGAAATGGACGAAGGAAAGGAAGAGAAAAGTATAAGGCTGCAGATGCTATTGCAGCATATGATAACGGAGGCGGTGAAGGAAAGCAATAAAGAGATGTGTGACGATATAAAGGAAAGTGTACTAAAAGAGATGGATTATCAGTTCAGGCTGCAGGAAGAACGTGAGGAAATACGTACTACTGAACGAAATAAGAAAGAAGATGAACACTATAAAAGAATTGATGAACTACTCCGCAGCTACAGCAAAAAAGGAAAGAGAAAAGATGGAGAGAAGCAAAGCCGCTTCGGTATAAGGAAAAAGCCTTCAATCGTTTGA